A genomic window from Sceloporus undulatus isolate JIND9_A2432 ecotype Alabama chromosome 9, SceUnd_v1.1, whole genome shotgun sequence includes:
- the SIRT2 gene encoding NAD-dependent protein deacetylase sirtuin-2, with protein sequence MDKREDPGNAAAAAASSDAAAERDSGPGSWDSDSDDEGEASSLTEMDFLRNLLSRTLNLGSEKPEKVLDELTLEGVSRFMLTDKCKKVICMVGAGISTAAGIPDFRSPGTGLYANLQQYNLPYPEAIFEIGYFKQHPEPFFALARELYPGQFKPTVCHYFMRLLKEKGLLLRCYTQNIDTLERVAGLDTEDLVEAHGTFFTSHCISSACKKMYSLEWMKEKIFSSLIPKCEKCESIVKPDIVFFGENLPSRFFSLMDSDFRNVDLLIIMGTSLQVQPFASLVTRAPTNTPRLLINKEKTGESDPVMSLMGFGCGMDFDSEKAYRDVAWIGDCDEGCFALAEMLGWKKELEELVRKEHAAIDAKSGQAVGDGASASRSPLRDQQRNPSPKKEKLPRNKEE encoded by the exons ATGGACAAACGGGAAG ACCCGGgaaacgccgccgccgccgccgcctcctcagACGCCGCCGCAGAGAGGGACTCGGGCCCAGGCTCCTGG GATTCAGATTCTGATGACGAAGGTGAAGCTTCCAGTCTGACTGAAA tggaCTTCTTGCGAAATCTCTTGTCCCGGACATTAAACTTGGGCAGCGAGAAGCCCGAAAAGGTGCTGGATGAGCTGACATTGGAGGGTGTGAGCAGATTCATGCTGACTGACAAAT gCAAGAAAGTAATATGTATGGTTGGAGCAGGAATCTCGACTG CTGCTGGGATCCCAGATTTCCGCTCCCCAGGTACAGGGCTCTATGCCAACCTGCAGCAGTACAACCTGCCATACCCTGAAGCCATCTTTGAGATCGGTTACTTCAAG CAACATCCAGAGCCATTTTTTGCATTGGCCCGAGAGCTGTATCCAGGACAGTTTAAG CCCACAGTTTGTCACTACTTCATGCGTCTCCTAAAGGAGAAAGGACTGCTGCTACGTTGCTACACACAG AACATTGATACATTGGAGCGGGTAGCTGGTTTGGATACTGAAGACTTGGTAGAAGCTCATGGCACCTTCTTTACCTCCCACTGCATCAGCTCTGCCTGCAAGAAGATGTACAGCTTGGAGTGGATGAAAG aaaagatcttctcctctctcatccccaaatgtgaaaaatgtGAGAGTATAGTGAAGCCAG ATATCGTGTTCTTTGGGGAAAATTTGCCCTCCCGTTTCTTCTCACTGATGGATTCA GATTTCCGCAATGTGGACTTACTTATTATCATGGGCACCTCTCTTCAGGTCCAGCCCTTTGCCTCACTTGTCACCAG AGCACCCACAAATACACCACGGCTGCTTATCAATAAGGAAAAGACTGGAGAG AGTGACCCTGTCATGTCCCTGATGGGCTTCGGATGTGGGATGGACTTTGATTCAGAAAAGGCATACCG GGATGTTGCGTGGATCGGAGATTGCGATGAAGGCTGCTTTGCTTTGGCAGAGATGTTGGGATGGAAG aaaGAGCTGGAAGAACTGGTGAGAAAGGAGCATGCTGCCATAGATGCTAAATCAGGGCAGGCTGTTGGTGATGGGGCAAGTGCCTCCCGTTCTCCCTTAAGGGACCAGCAGCGGAACCCATccccaaagaaagaaaagcttcctCGCAACAAAGAAGAATGA
- the NFKBIB gene encoding NF-kappa-B inhibitor beta gives MASSAGQSAQSGPSKEPKRGEAGDDWCDSGLGSLSEGQLGQLQEEAAAAGLLGAPGHEEMKPGGEPKKGLPEEEEEDLERLDSALGDSLAGDEDVGDIVEGVQAVRLEKSEASVAPEAWLHHVLGFVTEDGDTALHLAVIHEHEAFLDSILQYTQGTDYLDIQNDLGQTALHIAVILGASDFVGKLVSAGAGLSVQEKGGHTALHLACREGQRGCAQQLLAPAMGQRPCEGNSSRAQLDCTNYDGFTPLHLAVLRKDMDMVNLLISGGSDLNKPELSCGRSPLHLAVESQSPEVVEYLLRAGANPEARMYVGYTPMYSAIHRPNEKIPQLLRAFGSEEPDWDSEESLDSNSEEEYDDIVINCGR, from the exons ATGGCCTCCTCGGCCGGGCAGAGCGCCCAGAGCGGGCCCAGCAAGGAGCCCAAGCGAGGGGAAGCCGGCGACGACTGGTGTGACagcggcctgggctccctgagcGAAGGCCAGCTGGGGCAGctgcaggaggaggcagcagcagcaggcctctTGGGGGCCCCGGGCCACGAGGAGATGAAGCCTGGCGGGGAGCCTAAGAAAGGCCTccccgaggaagaggaagaggacctGGAGCGCCTGGACTCGGCCCTTGGGGACTCCTTGGCGGGCGACGAGGACGTGGGCGACATCGTGGAAGGGGTGCAGGCTGTGCGCCTGGAGAAGAGCGAGGCCTCGGTGGCCCCTGAGGCCTGGCTCCACCACGTCCTGGGCTTCGTCACCGAAGATGGAGATAC GGCTCTCCACTTGGCGGTCATCCACGAACACGAGGCCTTTCTGGATTCCATCCTCCAATACACTCAAGGGACGGATTACCTGGACATTCAGAACGACCTTGGACAG ACGGCGCTCCACATCGCAGTCATCCTGGGGGCATCTGATTTCGTTGGCAAGCTAGTCTCAGCAGGAGCCGGTCTATCTGTGCAAGAGAAAGGAGGACACACAGCACTACACCTGGCATGCCGGGAAGGACAGCGGGGTTGTGCACAGCAACTGCTGGCACCAGCCATGGGACAAAGGCCTTGTGAAGGGAACAGTTCCCGGGCCCAGCTGGACTGCACCAACTATGATG GCTTCACACCCCTGCATCTTGCAGTTTTGCGAAAAGACATGGACATGGTCAATCTACTGATCTCTGGGGGATCAGATCTCAACAAACCG GAGCTGAGTTGTGGCCGGAGCCCCCTTCACCTGGCTGTGGAGTCACAGAGCCCTGAAGTGGTAGAGTACCTGTTACGTGCTGGAGCTAACCCTGAGGCCCGCATGTATGTTGGCTACACCCCCATGTACAGTGCCATCCATCGGCCCAATGAAAAAATCCCACAGCTGTTGCGAGCCTTTGGCTCAGAAGAGCCcgactgggactcagaggagaGCCTGGATAGCAACAGTGAG GAAGAGTATGACGACATTGTCATCAACTGTGGACGTTAG
- the CCER2 gene encoding coiled-coil domain-containing glutamate-rich protein 2, with translation MLLGGLSFLLLSLCSALALPLTTQLSEEDERVTRCITEILADTLSRPSPIPVTGECMKILREDERVLAMLHHQHLLNELEELTHQENIKHHLGHEGGRDAWEGEENEQEDVKKRDKKQTLDREAGSEQMREQNAGRKEEEQETKEYEKTEKTEEKVKEEKVSEGQDHHKALEEQVKELMEEEDEEKAEEEEDEARKKKKRRSSSETWSSKEYFGHIKKRGPDQPKIREVMLEENQDDKRNGLIKRHFKVEEEEEDESSEEEPKRYHHRGFNKGRHHENWEDEEEDEEVKKRPSLAKRVAEKASDEETAQFEEQEKGVKVSNSQIHLHGGWKPWQKKEQEEELRHGHHHKQAGLDLKKRHEKDVMYPKDRHHSHSGEEDEREASPDEELKKLEEIEQELKRAAEKLEALKRG, from the exons CCTTGGCACTGCCACTAACCACTCAGCTGTCAGAAGAAGATGAAAGG GTTACTAGATGCATCACGGAGATCCTGGCAGACACTCTCTCCAGACCTAGTCCGATCCCTGTGACCGGCGAATGCATGAAGATACTTAGGGAAG ATGAAAGAGTCCTGGCTATGCTCCATCACCAGCATCTCCTGAACGAACTGGAAGAACTCACGCACCAAG AGAACATAAAGCATCACTTGGGCCATGAAGGGGGCCGTGATGcttgggaaggagaagaaaatgaacaGGAAGATGTGAAGAAGAGGGACAAGAAGCAAACTCTGGACAGAGAAGCTGGTTCTGAGCAGATGAGAGAGCAAAAtgcgggaaggaaggaagaggagcaagAGACGAAGGAATACGAGAAGACAGAAAAAACCGAAGAGAAGGTGAAGGAAGAGAAGGTTTCCGAAGGACAGGACCATCATAAAGCTTTGGAGGAGCAGGTCAAGGAGCtgatggaggaggaagacgaggagaaggcggaagaggaagaggatgaagcaaggaagaagaagaagagaaggagctcTTCAGAGACATGGTCTTCTAAGgagtattttggccacatcaagaaGAGAGGTCCAGATCAGCCAAAGATCAGGGAGGTGATGCTTGAAGAAAATCAGGATGATAAGAGGAACGGATTGATCAAGAGACACTTtaaagtggaggaggaagaggaagatgagagCTCTGAAGAGGAGCCAAAGAGATACCACCACAGAGGATTTAATAAAGGCCGTCATCATGAGAACtgggaggacgaggaggaagacGAGGAGGTGAAGAAGaggccttctctggcaaagagagTGGCCGAAAAGGCTAGCGATGAGGAGACAGCTCAGTTCGAAGAGCAAGAGAAAGGCGTTAAGGTCTCCAATTCCCAGATCCACCTCCATGGAGGATGGAAACCTTGGCAGAAGAAAGAGCAAGAGGAGGAATTGAGGCATGGACACCACCATAAGCAAGCTGGTTTGGACCTCAAGAAGAGACACGAGAAGGATGTAATGTATCCGAAGGACAGACATCACAGCCACAGTGGGGAGGAAGACGAAAGGGAAGCCAGCCCTGATGAG GAGCTGAAGAAGCTGGAAGAGATCGAGCAAGAACTGAAAAGGGCTGCCGAGAAACTTGAGGCACTCAAGAGAGGATAG